DNA sequence from the Pedobacter schmidteae genome:
AACCCATCGACGGGAGCATAAATGTCCCTGAAAATAGGATTGGTAATTGTCCCTGAATAAATAGAATCAAATTTAGTCTGGCGGGTATTTGTGAAGTTCTCAAAGTTTACAAAAATAGAAAAGCGTTCCCAAATCTTTTCTGCCATTAAACCAGCCGTCCAATAGCTCTTTCCTGTTGTACCATCGTTTAGCCTTTGTTTGCTAAAGTAATAAGCCTCTGCACCAATTTTCCATTCATCTTCCACTTCATACATTAAAACGTTGTTTAGCCTATGTTTAGATACCAAAGGATAAGTTTCCGAGGTATTTCCAGTGTGCTGATTAACATCTGCAAGCGTGTACCCAATAAATAATTTAAAATCACTATAGGTAATCTTTACATTAGTTTCCATGCCTTTAGTATCTAAATTTCCTTTTGGCTGGATATATTGAAGATTACCGCCCACTACTGGAGTAAGCAAGATTGGGTTATTAATTCGAGTATAGAAAAACATTTGATTTATGCTAAAACCTACTTTATCATCAAACAACGATGTTCGGTAGTTAACATCGTAATTGGCACCATAGGAACGTTCAGCTTTAGTATTCGCTACATCTATAGGAAGTACATTTCTGAACTGAATACGTTCTGCATCTTCTGTGAAAACGCTAGGTGCTTTGTAACCTAATCCACCCCCTAAGCGTGTAGAAAAATGTTCATTAATTTTCCATAGACCGGAAAGCCTTGGTAAAAAGAAAAAACCGTACTCATTGTGATAATCCCCACGAATGCCAGATTCGACAGTGAACTGCTCCGCTACATTCCAGGTATTCTGGACAAAAGCACCTATAGTGTTATAGTTATAACTTCTTAAAGCGAAATCACTGTTTTTGTCTTCTTTAAAGTGATCTGTAAGAAAATTTATCCCTGCTACCCAATCTGCTTTTTCGCCTTTACGGGAATAATTTGCTTCACTATAGGTTGAAAGCTGTACTCCTGAAAAAAGATAGCTTGGGAGACCAATACTTCGATCATAATAACTAACCGAGTTGCGTATAATGAGTTTTTCATTATCGTTTAGTTTGTGATCTAACTCAACTTGTGTACTATAACGTCCCGTTTTGTTCTCTTCAAAATAGCTGTGCTGGGTACTACCATTTCCTTTGATGTATTCAAGATCACCGCCTATACGTTTTTCAATGGTTGCATTTAATCCCGCTGAAAGTGTTGTTTCGTTATTGAAATATACAAACAACTTAGGATTTAAAGTAAAACGGTCAAATTTTGGAATGGCAGTCAAACCAATATTAGACGGATCGTAGGCCGTTCCGTGGTTATAAGCGGCGTAAACTGTAGCACCGACTTTTTCAAACTTTTGAGCATAGAAACCACTTATATCTGCTCCTAAAGCGGAATTTCCATTTAATAGAAAGTTAAGTTGACGCTCTTCTGTTGGCTTCTTTGATACAAGGTTTACCAAGCCTGCAATTGCACCCCCACCATACAAGGTTGATGACGAACCTTTGATAACTTCCACCTGCTGTAAATCTAAGGGTGCAATTTGAAGAAGCCCTAATCCCCCTGAAAAGCCGGAGTATAAAGGAAAACCATCACGTATGATCTGGGTATATTTTCCGTCCAGCCCTTGAATACGGATGCTGGAATTTCCGCTTGTTGCAGATGTTTGTTGAGTTTGAATACCGGTACTTTCTGCCAATAGCATTCGTATATCTCCGGGTTTCATATTTCCTTTTTCATCTAATTCTTCCCCCGAAATAACTTCAACTCTTGTCGGTATATTTTCTATCGTTCTACTGCTTCTGGTTGCCGAAACCGTAACTTCTTCTAATTCTTCACCTTCTTCAGACGTTTCTAGACTTATTTCAGCAGGTACAGTCTGTACCAATGGAAAATTTAAAGTTTGCGTTTCCGGTTTAAAACCAATATAGCTAAACTGAATAACTTGTTTACCCGACGGGATATTATTTAATGTAACTAATCCGTCAGTGCCGGAAACTGAACTAATGTTCAATCCTTGTACCTTTACGATTACCCCGGGTATGTTTTGTTTTGTTTTTGCGTCTTTGATGATCGCTTTATAAGTGTTTTGAGCATAAACAGTGACTGTAAAAAACAGCACAGCAATAAACACAACTAATTTCTTCATGTGTATTTTTAATTAAGTGATTTCAATAAAACCAGTCCATATTAGACTGTACTAATGATTAACTTAATTTTGGCGGTTGCCAGATTATGGTAGGAATTTGATTAGGTTCAACAGTTAAGTAAATGCTATTGTGTTGAACTGGCTTTATAATAACGGCAAAAGACAAAATAGAATAGCTATTTATTGTAAAACCAACACATGTCCCACAAACGTAGAATGGTGAACAACATTTACAACAATCGTTTCCGTCTTCTGAACAGGTATCTGGTTTCTGTTCCTGATGATGTGCTTCGTTACTTTCTAAAGCGCAACAGGGTACTGTAGTCAGAACAAAAACAAAAATCGATAAGAATAGCGCAAATAGCTTCACACAGTAAAATTATATATTTTGTTTTAACTATTTACGCCTAGCAACATTTTAGTTTTGAAATTATGCAATTGTAAAAATCTATTGATTTGCGGAACAATAATGCAAGATGTAACACCGACATAAGTATTCCACCCGGAATTAACTGCTTAACAATGGAAATAAACAAGTCCTGCTGTGGTACATTCCGAAAATCATGTATAAAAAAGATAAACAGGCATATCATTAATTAAACATTAGATTTAATTTTGAAATTACACTAGGAAACAAAGAATGAAAACACCGACTGAGATCAAGTTTGACCAAGTCATTTAGAATGGATTTCACGACATTCTAAAGCCTATTGAATTTAAACAACCTAACCTCTTATGAAATTTTAGCAAGTACCTGGTCTCTGCGGTTTAATAAGGTATCCCCCACTTCAATTACCTCGATACCAAAATCTCCAATCCAATCATACAATAAATTATTAACCCGGTTTCTGAGTTTTGGAAGATCTGTCTGACGGCAAGGTATCAGATCAGGTTCTTCTATTGGAACAAACACGAGAAGGTCAAGTCCAGCAATGACCGATTGAGCAGTTTTAAATAGCAATTGAATGTTCCTACCTGGGGTTATAACATGCAAATAGGCTAAAATATCAATAACACATCTGTCAAATATCACATTACCTTCACTTTTGGAAACCAGTCTGGCCGAATAATTGAACTGCTCAATAAAATCTTCAGCAGTAGGGATTTCCGAGAATTCATACCCTGATGTTTCTAGTTGATAGTATGGTTCCATCTCAAGTATATAGTCAGGAAGATTCATCTGGAGTTCTTCAGCCAGGGTTGATTTTCCCACCCGGTGAGCACCGACAATTGCAATTTTCATAGTTTAACTCTATTCCTACAGATAGCCATTATTACTAATTCTTTCCATCAAATTTACCATTTGTGTAATAGA
Encoded proteins:
- a CDS encoding DUF6660 family protein, translating into MKLFALFLSIFVFVLTTVPCCALESNEAHHQEQKPDTCSEDGNDCCKCCSPFYVCGTCVGFTINSYSILSFAVIIKPVQHNSIYLTVEPNQIPTIIWQPPKLS
- a CDS encoding AAA family ATPase, which translates into the protein MKIAIVGAHRVGKSTLAEELQMNLPDYILEMEPYYQLETSGYEFSEIPTAEDFIEQFNYSARLVSKSEGNVIFDRCVIDILAYLHVITPGRNIQLLFKTAQSVIAGLDLLVFVPIEEPDLIPCRQTDLPKLRNRVNNLLYDWIGDFGIEVIEVGDTLLNRRDQVLAKIS
- a CDS encoding TonB-dependent receptor domain-containing protein → MKKLVVFIAVLFFTVTVYAQNTYKAIIKDAKTKQNIPGVIVKVQGLNISSVSGTDGLVTLNNIPSGKQVIQFSYIGFKPETQTLNFPLVQTVPAEISLETSEEGEELEEVTVSATRSSRTIENIPTRVEVISGEELDEKGNMKPGDIRMLLAESTGIQTQQTSATSGNSSIRIQGLDGKYTQIIRDGFPLYSGFSGGLGLLQIAPLDLQQVEVIKGSSSTLYGGGAIAGLVNLVSKKPTEERQLNFLLNGNSALGADISGFYAQKFEKVGATVYAAYNHGTAYDPSNIGLTAIPKFDRFTLNPKLFVYFNNETTLSAGLNATIEKRIGGDLEYIKGNGSTQHSYFEENKTGRYSTQVELDHKLNDNEKLIIRNSVSYYDRSIGLPSYLFSGVQLSTYSEANYSRKGEKADWVAGINFLTDHFKEDKNSDFALRSYNYNTIGAFVQNTWNVAEQFTVESGIRGDYHNEYGFFFLPRLSGLWKINEHFSTRLGGGLGYKAPSVFTEDAERIQFRNVLPIDVANTKAERSYGANYDVNYRTSLFDDKVGFSINQMFFYTRINNPILLTPVVGGNLQYIQPKGNLDTKGMETNVKITYSDFKLFIGYTLADVNQHTGNTSETYPLVSKHRLNNVLMYEVEDEWKIGAEAYYFSKQRLNDGTTGKSYWTAGLMAEKIWERFSIFVNFENFTNTRQTKFDSIYSGTITNPIFRDIYAPVDGFVVNGGIKFKL